A DNA window from Actinomadura coerulea contains the following coding sequences:
- a CDS encoding ArnT family glycosyltransferase translates to MTSTLTPPPPTGRTAPRGRARRLLLGPGDHPRWARPALWAVLIAATALYAWGLSAAGDANAYYSAAVKSGTQSWKAFFFGSLDAGSYITVDKPPMALWAMGLTARVIGFGTWSLLLPQVAAGVAAVAVLHATVRRAFGHAAALTAAAVLALTPITVAINRDNNPDTLLVLFLVAAAWACQRAIDTGRLRPLLLAALLVGCGFNTKMLQAFLIVPALALAYLAAARPGLLRRAGHLLAAGAVLAASSLWWTLLVDAIPARSRPYIGGSTDGTAWDLVIGYNGLGRILGQGSGPGGRGGPGGGGGFGGRSGAGRLFNDILGGQISWLVPFAVLALAAGLVLLRRRPRTDTARAALLLWGGWLAVHYVVFSFAQGTFHPYYSTAMAPAIAALTGAGAVLLTGAHRRSRAWAWALPAGVAATGAWAFVLLDRTPSWNPWLRWAVAAATVLAVAALVAGRVSGRAGARATVIGAALAVIAGLAGPGAYAVSAASTTSNGTNPLAGPTSGGGFGGGFGPRGAIPGGRGAPPAMPGGQAPNGPMPPWQAGGQNGQAPDGQSPDGRGADGRGQRPGGSGARGGPGDGPGGGVGGGVDTKMTDYLEANQGGATWLVAVSSAQEASSIILRTGRPVIAMGGFTGSDPAMTVAKLQQYVKDGKLRYILLGGRMGPGGGDTAVTAWVQKNATPVDASAYGGATGAQLYKLD, encoded by the coding sequence ATGACCTCCACCCTCACCCCGCCGCCCCCCACCGGGCGCACCGCGCCCCGCGGCCGCGCCCGCCGCCTGCTCCTCGGCCCCGGCGACCACCCGCGCTGGGCGCGCCCCGCCCTGTGGGCCGTCCTGATCGCCGCCACCGCCCTGTACGCGTGGGGGCTGTCGGCCGCCGGGGACGCCAACGCCTACTACTCCGCCGCCGTCAAGAGCGGCACCCAGAGCTGGAAGGCGTTCTTCTTCGGCTCCCTGGACGCCGGCTCCTACATCACCGTCGACAAACCCCCCATGGCCCTGTGGGCGATGGGACTGACCGCCCGCGTCATCGGATTCGGGACCTGGAGCCTGCTGCTCCCGCAGGTCGCCGCCGGCGTCGCCGCCGTCGCCGTGCTGCACGCCACGGTCCGCCGCGCCTTCGGGCACGCCGCCGCGCTCACCGCCGCCGCCGTCCTGGCCCTCACCCCGATCACCGTCGCGATCAACCGCGACAACAACCCCGACACCCTCCTGGTGCTGTTCCTGGTCGCCGCCGCCTGGGCCTGCCAGCGCGCCATCGACACCGGCCGGCTGCGGCCCCTGCTGCTCGCGGCGCTCCTGGTCGGATGCGGCTTCAACACCAAGATGCTGCAGGCGTTCCTGATCGTCCCCGCGCTGGCCCTGGCCTACCTGGCCGCCGCGCGGCCCGGCCTGCTCCGCCGCGCCGGGCACCTGCTCGCCGCCGGCGCCGTCCTCGCCGCGTCCTCCCTGTGGTGGACGCTGCTGGTCGACGCCATCCCCGCCCGCTCCCGCCCCTACATCGGCGGCAGCACCGACGGCACCGCCTGGGACCTGGTCATCGGCTACAACGGCCTCGGCCGCATCCTCGGCCAGGGCAGCGGCCCGGGCGGACGCGGCGGCCCCGGAGGCGGCGGCGGGTTCGGCGGCCGGTCCGGCGCCGGACGGCTGTTCAACGACATCCTCGGCGGCCAGATCTCCTGGCTCGTCCCCTTCGCCGTCCTCGCCCTGGCCGCCGGGCTCGTCCTGCTGCGGCGCCGCCCCCGCACCGACACCGCACGCGCCGCGCTGCTGCTGTGGGGCGGATGGCTCGCCGTCCACTACGTCGTGTTCAGCTTCGCCCAGGGCACCTTCCACCCCTACTACTCCACCGCCATGGCGCCCGCGATCGCCGCGCTCACCGGCGCCGGAGCGGTCCTGCTGACCGGCGCGCACCGCAGGTCGCGGGCCTGGGCGTGGGCGCTGCCCGCGGGCGTCGCCGCCACCGGCGCGTGGGCGTTCGTCCTGCTGGACCGCACCCCGTCCTGGAACCCGTGGCTGCGGTGGGCCGTCGCCGCCGCCACCGTCCTGGCCGTCGCCGCCCTGGTCGCGGGCCGGGTCTCCGGACGCGCCGGGGCACGCGCCACCGTCATCGGCGCCGCCCTCGCCGTGATCGCGGGCCTGGCGGGCCCGGGCGCCTACGCCGTCTCGGCCGCCTCCACCACCTCCAACGGCACCAACCCCCTGGCCGGTCCCACCTCCGGCGGCGGATTCGGCGGCGGATTCGGGCCGCGCGGCGCCATCCCCGGCGGCCGCGGCGCACCCCCCGCCATGCCCGGCGGACAGGCCCCCAACGGGCCGATGCCCCCGTGGCAGGCCGGAGGCCAGAACGGGCAGGCCCCCGACGGGCAGTCACCCGACGGGCGGGGCGCGGACGGGCGCGGGCAGCGGCCCGGCGGGTCCGGCGCGCGCGGCGGACCCGGCGACGGCCCCGGTGGGGGCGTCGGTGGGGGCGTCGACACCAAGATGACCGACTACCTGGAGGCGAACCAGGGCGGCGCCACCTGGCTGGTCGCCGTCTCCAGCGCCCAGGAGGCCTCCTCGATCATCCTGCGGACCGGGCGCCCCGTCATCGCCATGGGCGGCTTCACCGGCAGCGACCCCGCCATGACCGTCGCCAAGCTCCAGCAGTACGTCAAGGACGGCAAGCTCCGCTACATCCTGCTCGGCGGCCGCATGGGCCCCGGCGGCGGCGACACCGCCGTCACCGCCTGGGTCCAGAAGAACGCGACCCCCGTCGACGCGAGCGCCTACGGCGGCGCCACCGGCGCCCAGCTGTACAAGCTCGACTGA
- a CDS encoding 4a-hydroxytetrahydrobiopterin dehydratase — MADTLDADEVAERLRGLPAWSRDGDRIRRQVTAPSFPAGIEVVADVARAAEDADHHPDIDIRWRTLTFALSTHSAGGLTGKDFDLAATIDRIAARHGAG, encoded by the coding sequence ATGGCCGACACGCTCGACGCCGACGAAGTCGCCGAACGCCTGCGCGGCCTGCCCGCCTGGAGCCGGGACGGCGACCGGATCCGCAGGCAGGTCACCGCGCCGTCCTTCCCCGCCGGGATCGAGGTGGTCGCCGACGTCGCCCGCGCCGCCGAGGACGCCGACCACCACCCCGACATCGACATCCGCTGGCGCACCCTGACCTTCGCCCTGTCCACCCACAGCGCCGGCGGCCTCACCGGCAAGGACTTCGACCTCGCCGCGACGATCGACCGGATCGCCGCCCGGCACGGCGCCGGGTAG
- a CDS encoding ATP-binding cassette domain-containing protein, with the protein MNGDHIIITGARTNNLKDVSLRIPKNRLVVFTGVSGSGKSSIVFGTVAAESQRQLNETLSWFARDRMPRRERPDADVIDRLAPAVVVDQRPIGGNARSTVGTITDISPVLRVLFSRHGTPSAGEASAYSFNDPRGMCPECDGLGHVARVDLDLFLDTGRSLNEGAVDFPPFGVGTFVWQLYAESGLFDPDKPLRDFTPEEWDLLLHGKGFRVPRRNRTGSMGHNAYEGMIERFDRLYLRRDLASLPPKVRDAARRVVREQTCPACGGARLNAAALASRIGGRSIADLSRMEVGDLVAALGEITDPVAARVAGEAVARLRRLADIGLSYLSLDRPTRTLSGGEAQRLKVVRHLGSSLTGMTYIFDEPSAGLHPRDVDRLNALLLRLRDKGNTVLVVEHDPAVIAVADHVVDMGPGAGVHGGEVVFTGTVAGLRAAATPTGRALGRRAPVKAAFREPGGWLAVTGARTHNLKDVTVRFPTGVLTAVTGVAGSGKSTLVMDEFAARHPGAVVVDQSAIAASRRSSPATFVGVMDPLRRLFARVSGAGAALFSHNSKGACPECDGNGVIVTDLAFMDPVTTTCEACRGGRYRPEVLAHTLRGRTIVDVLAMTAEEALGFFDGPAAAEGADPAGRAITARLRALDEVGLGYMTLGRPLGSLSGGERQRIKLATRLHGAGTVYVLDEPTTGLHMSDVGSLLALLDRLVDGGGTVIVVEHDLQVVAHADWVVDLGPGGGRHGGEVVFAGTPAGLLEAPSSVTAQFLRRGLPARAAGRR; encoded by the coding sequence ATGAACGGGGACCACATCATCATCACCGGCGCAAGGACCAACAACCTCAAGGACGTCTCGCTGCGTATACCGAAGAACCGGCTCGTGGTGTTCACCGGAGTGTCGGGGTCGGGCAAGTCGTCGATCGTGTTCGGGACGGTCGCGGCGGAGTCGCAGCGGCAGCTGAACGAGACGCTCAGCTGGTTCGCCCGCGACCGGATGCCCCGCCGCGAGCGGCCCGACGCCGACGTCATCGACCGCCTCGCGCCCGCGGTCGTGGTCGACCAGCGGCCGATCGGCGGCAACGCCCGCTCCACGGTCGGCACCATCACCGACATCTCCCCCGTCCTGCGGGTCCTGTTCTCGCGGCACGGCACGCCCAGCGCCGGGGAGGCCTCCGCCTACTCCTTCAACGACCCGCGCGGCATGTGCCCCGAATGCGACGGCCTGGGCCACGTCGCGCGGGTGGACCTGGACCTGTTCCTGGACACCGGGCGGTCGCTGAACGAGGGCGCGGTCGACTTCCCTCCGTTCGGCGTGGGGACGTTCGTGTGGCAGCTCTACGCCGAGTCGGGCCTGTTCGACCCCGACAAGCCGCTGCGGGACTTCACCCCCGAGGAGTGGGACCTGCTCCTGCACGGCAAGGGGTTCCGGGTGCCGCGCCGCAACCGGACCGGGTCGATGGGCCACAACGCCTACGAGGGCATGATCGAGCGGTTCGACCGCCTCTACCTCAGGCGGGACCTGGCGTCCCTGCCGCCCAAGGTGCGCGACGCCGCCCGCCGCGTGGTGCGCGAGCAGACCTGCCCGGCGTGCGGCGGGGCGCGGCTCAACGCGGCGGCGCTGGCCTCGCGGATCGGCGGACGCAGCATCGCCGACCTGTCGCGGATGGAGGTCGGCGACCTGGTCGCCGCGCTCGGCGAGATCACCGACCCGGTCGCCGCGCGGGTCGCCGGGGAGGCCGTCGCGCGGCTGCGGCGGCTGGCCGACATCGGGCTGTCCTACCTGTCCCTGGACCGGCCGACCCGCACGCTGTCGGGCGGGGAGGCGCAGCGGCTCAAGGTCGTCCGGCACCTGGGGTCCAGCCTGACCGGGATGACCTACATCTTCGACGAGCCCAGCGCGGGCCTGCACCCCCGCGACGTCGACCGGCTGAACGCGCTGCTGCTGCGGCTGCGCGACAAGGGCAACACCGTGCTGGTGGTCGAGCACGACCCGGCCGTGATCGCCGTCGCCGACCACGTGGTCGACATGGGGCCCGGCGCGGGCGTGCACGGCGGCGAGGTCGTGTTCACCGGGACGGTCGCGGGGCTGCGCGCGGCCGCGACGCCGACCGGCCGGGCGCTGGGCCGCCGGGCGCCGGTGAAGGCCGCGTTCCGGGAGCCGGGCGGATGGCTGGCGGTGACCGGCGCCCGCACCCACAACCTCAAGGACGTGACGGTGCGGTTCCCCACGGGCGTGCTCACGGCGGTCACCGGCGTGGCCGGGTCGGGCAAGAGCACCCTGGTCATGGACGAGTTCGCCGCGCGGCACCCCGGCGCGGTCGTGGTGGACCAGTCGGCGATCGCGGCGTCCCGCCGGTCCAGCCCCGCCACGTTCGTCGGCGTGATGGACCCGCTGCGCCGGCTGTTCGCGCGGGTGAGCGGCGCCGGCGCGGCGCTGTTCAGCCACAACTCCAAGGGCGCGTGCCCCGAGTGCGACGGCAACGGCGTCATCGTCACCGACCTGGCGTTCATGGACCCGGTCACCACCACGTGCGAGGCGTGCCGGGGCGGCCGGTACCGCCCCGAGGTCCTCGCGCACACGCTGCGCGGCCGCACGATCGTGGACGTCCTGGCGATGACCGCCGAGGAGGCCCTGGGCTTCTTCGACGGGCCCGCCGCCGCTGAGGGCGCCGACCCGGCCGGACGCGCGATCACCGCGCGGCTGCGCGCCCTCGACGAGGTGGGGCTCGGCTACATGACGCTCGGGCGGCCGCTGGGGTCGCTGTCGGGCGGCGAGCGGCAGCGCATCAAGCTGGCGACCCGCCTGCACGGCGCCGGCACGGTGTACGTGCTGGACGAGCCCACGACGGGCCTGCACATGTCCGATGTCGGCTCGCTGCTGGCGCTGCTGGACCGGCTGGTGGACGGCGGCGGGACCGTCATCGTCGTCGAGCACGACCTTCAGGTCGTCGCGCACGCCGACTGGGTGGTCGACCTCGGGCCCGGCGGTGGCCGGCACGGCGGCGAGGTCGTGTTCGCCGGCACTCCCGCCGGGCTGCTGGAGGCGCCGTCGTCGGTCACGGCGCAGTTCCTGCGCCGCGGCCTGCCTGCGCGGGCCGCGGGCCGCCGCTAG
- a CDS encoding pyridoxamine 5'-phosphate oxidase family protein, whose protein sequence is MSDRDPVEARDLDIYGAGELAWDGVRDALKAALPEPGTPVFLGTVRPDGRPHSAGVGALWHDGDLYVVSGPGTRKSRNLAANPACTVSVRTPVGDVVLEGEAERVTDPEVLEAVAAGYRDGGWPARVEGGAFTAPYSAQSAGPPPWYVYRIVFHTVFAVGTVKPYGAMRWTFAR, encoded by the coding sequence ATGAGCGACCGCGATCCCGTCGAGGCGCGCGACCTCGACATCTACGGGGCCGGGGAGCTGGCGTGGGACGGCGTGCGCGACGCGCTGAAGGCGGCGCTGCCCGAGCCCGGCACGCCGGTGTTCCTCGGCACGGTCCGCCCGGACGGGCGCCCGCACTCGGCGGGCGTCGGCGCGCTGTGGCACGACGGAGACCTGTACGTCGTCAGCGGGCCCGGCACGCGCAAGTCCCGGAACCTGGCGGCGAACCCGGCGTGCACGGTCTCGGTCCGCACCCCGGTCGGGGACGTGGTCCTGGAGGGCGAGGCCGAGCGCGTCACCGACCCGGAGGTCCTGGAGGCGGTCGCGGCCGGGTACCGGGACGGCGGGTGGCCGGCGCGGGTGGAGGGCGGGGCGTTCACCGCGCCCTACAGCGCGCAGAGCGCGGGGCCGCCGCCGTGGTACGTCTACCGGATCGTCTTCCACACGGTGTTCGCGGTGGGGACGGTGAAGCCGTACGGCGCGATGCGATGGACGTTCGCGCGCTGA
- a CDS encoding helix-turn-helix transcriptional regulator — translation MSSERLLRLLSLLQTRREWSGPELCERLAVSPRTVRRDIERLRGLGYPVHATLGAAGGYVLEAGAAMPPLLLDDEEAVAIAVGLRAATGGAVEGIAEASVRALAKLEQVLPARLRRRVTALHAATTTLGSRPAGPVAAPETLTVLAAACRDHERVRFAYRGAGDRETRRLVEPHGLVSAGRRWYLVAFDTAHDDWRVFRVDRVSRPLPTGVRVAPRELPAAGPAEFVTRFLAGSLPATRAVLLVRASARELADRFRVAETEIEPVDDRTCVLRTSPDSLEWTALRIAYLDIDFEIREPAELRDRVAAMAERLARAAR, via the coding sequence ATGTCGTCCGAACGCCTTCTGCGGCTGTTGTCCCTCCTGCAGACCCGCCGCGAGTGGAGCGGGCCGGAGCTGTGCGAGCGCCTGGCCGTCAGCCCCCGAACCGTCCGCCGCGACATCGAGCGGCTGCGCGGCCTCGGCTACCCCGTGCACGCCACGCTCGGAGCGGCCGGCGGCTACGTCCTGGAGGCCGGGGCCGCGATGCCGCCGCTGCTGCTGGACGACGAGGAGGCCGTCGCGATCGCCGTCGGGCTGCGCGCCGCGACCGGGGGAGCGGTCGAGGGCATCGCCGAGGCGTCGGTGCGCGCCCTGGCCAAGCTCGAACAGGTCCTGCCCGCGCGGCTGCGGCGCCGCGTCACCGCCCTGCACGCCGCCACCACCACCCTGGGCTCCCGGCCCGCAGGGCCGGTCGCCGCCCCCGAGACCCTGACGGTCCTGGCCGCGGCGTGCCGCGACCACGAGCGCGTCCGCTTCGCCTACCGCGGCGCCGGCGACCGGGAGACCCGGCGCCTGGTCGAGCCGCACGGCCTGGTGTCGGCGGGGCGGCGCTGGTACCTGGTCGCGTTCGACACCGCCCACGACGACTGGCGGGTCTTCCGCGTCGACCGCGTGTCCCGCCCGCTGCCGACCGGCGTGCGCGTCGCGCCGCGCGAACTGCCCGCCGCCGGCCCGGCCGAGTTCGTCACCCGCTTCCTGGCGGGATCGCTGCCGGCGACGCGGGCGGTGCTGCTCGTGCGCGCGTCCGCGCGGGAACTGGCCGACCGGTTCCGCGTGGCCGAGACCGAGATCGAGCCGGTCGACGACCGCACCTGCGTGCTGCGCACCTCCCCCGACTCCCTGGAGTGGACGGCGCTGCGCATCGCCTACCTCGACATCGACTTCGAGATCCGCGAACCGGCCGAGCTGCGCGACCGCGTCGCGGCCATGGCCGAGCGCCTGGCCCGCGCCGCCCGCTGA
- a CDS encoding TIGR00725 family protein, giving the protein MAVQVAVCGPGECTELQWDHAYETGRILAGRGAVVVCGGHGGVMAAAAAGARTAGGVVVGILPAADRTAAGPDLTVAVPTGLGQARNNVLVNSADAVIAVGGSWGTLSEIALAMRAGRVPVVQLGGWRVHDEDGRPVGGLVHAADPAAAVRATGLWP; this is encoded by the coding sequence ATGGCCGTGCAGGTGGCGGTGTGCGGGCCGGGGGAGTGCACCGAGCTCCAATGGGACCACGCCTACGAGACCGGCCGGATCCTCGCCGGGCGCGGCGCCGTGGTCGTGTGCGGCGGGCACGGCGGCGTGATGGCCGCCGCGGCCGCGGGCGCCCGCACCGCCGGCGGCGTCGTGGTCGGGATCCTGCCCGCCGCCGACCGCACCGCCGCCGGGCCCGACCTCACCGTCGCCGTCCCCACCGGACTCGGCCAGGCCCGCAACAACGTCCTCGTCAACTCCGCCGACGCCGTCATCGCCGTCGGCGGATCCTGGGGGACGCTGTCGGAGATCGCCCTGGCCATGCGCGCCGGACGCGTCCCCGTCGTCCAGCTCGGCGGCTGGCGCGTCCACGACGAGGACGGACGGCCCGTCGGCGGCCTCGTGCACGCCGCCGACCCCGCCGCCGCCGTCCGCGCCACCGGCCTGTGGCCCTAG
- a CDS encoding VOC family protein yields the protein MSGIAEFVAVNLDCPEPPVLAAFYAAVTGGEITYDTPEASAVKLPNGLDVYFQGVAGHQPPTWPEGERPQQFHLDFYVDDLDKAEETVTGLGGARPDFQPGGDRWRVLTDPAGHPFCVCLRQN from the coding sequence ATGTCCGGTATCGCCGAGTTCGTCGCCGTCAACCTCGACTGCCCGGAGCCGCCCGTCCTCGCCGCGTTCTACGCCGCGGTGACCGGAGGCGAAATCACCTACGACACCCCCGAGGCCTCCGCCGTCAAGCTGCCGAACGGCCTGGACGTGTACTTCCAGGGCGTCGCCGGGCACCAGCCGCCGACCTGGCCCGAGGGGGAGCGGCCCCAGCAGTTCCACCTCGACTTCTACGTCGACGACCTGGACAAGGCCGAGGAGACCGTGACCGGCCTCGGCGGCGCCAGGCCCGACTTCCAGCCCGGCGGCGACCGCTGGCGCGTCCTGACCGACCCCGCCGGCCACCCCTTCTGCGTCTGCCTCCGGCAGAACTAG
- a CDS encoding PPOX class F420-dependent oxidoreductase — translation MAPSIATANRVDRSELLEFLRPRHHALLSTARADGRPQMSPVTCGVDDQGRIVVSTYPERAKARNARRDPRVSVCVLSDDFNGPYVQVDGTAEVIDMPEAADALVDYYRCIAGEHPDWDEYREAMRRQDKSLIRVTVERWGPIATGGFPARLVPDN, via the coding sequence ATGGCTCCTTCGATCGCCACCGCGAACCGCGTCGACCGCTCCGAACTGCTGGAGTTCCTGCGTCCCCGCCACCACGCGCTGCTGTCCACCGCCCGCGCCGACGGCCGGCCCCAGATGTCGCCGGTGACGTGCGGCGTCGACGACCAGGGCCGCATCGTCGTGTCCACCTATCCCGAGCGGGCCAAGGCCCGCAACGCCCGCCGCGACCCGCGCGTGTCGGTGTGCGTGCTGTCCGACGACTTCAACGGCCCCTACGTGCAGGTCGACGGCACCGCCGAGGTCATCGACATGCCCGAGGCCGCCGACGCGCTCGTCGACTACTACCGCTGCATCGCCGGGGAGCACCCCGACTGGGACGAGTACCGGGAGGCCATGCGCCGCCAGGACAAGTCCCTGATCCGCGTCACCGTCGAGCGGTGGGGACCGATCGCGACCGGCGGGTTCCCCGCCCGCCTCGTCCCCGACAACTAG
- a CDS encoding glycosyltransferase family 39 protein: MTTTIPAAPPAPRTPRGWGGAARRLLRGPAADPAWARPALLALLTATGAAYIWGLGASGWANAFYSAAVQAGATSWKAFFFGSSDAANAITVDKPPAALWPMALAARVFGVNTWSILVPQALMGVATVAVLHAAVRRRIPAWAALLAGAALALTPAAALMFRFNNPDALLVLLLTCGAYAALRAQENAGTRWLLLAAACVGTGFLAKMLQAFLVVPVFALVYLLAAPTPWRRRLWQLAAAGGVLLASAGWWVAAVALVPASARPYIGGSQHDSVLELALGYNGIGRLNGEETGGLGNLDQDAGWGRMFGPVIGGQISWLLPAALALLAAGLWAARRAPRTDPARAALALWGGWLLLTAAVFSWMQGIFHEYYTVALAPAIAALTGMGAALLWERRRAPEAAAVLSATVALTALWAYVLLGRSADWHPWLAPAVAAAGLLAAAGLAAARLLRGPVLAAAAALAVLACLAGPAAYAAETVRTPHTGAIVTAGPATSTGSGPGRGRPGRRPGRAGPGGWTRGPAAPPPQGPGAAGRMPGGPAGPRGGGGPGGGPGGLLNAGAPGAAVTAALRTGATSYTWVAAAVGSNTAAGYQLAAGRPVMAVGGFNGTDPAPTLAEFQRLARQGRIHYFVGGDRGRPGARGTGPGTRAASGSDAAQQISAWVAANYTPATVGGTVLYDLTPGAA; encoded by the coding sequence ATGACCACCACGATCCCGGCCGCCCCGCCCGCGCCCCGCACCCCGCGCGGGTGGGGCGGCGCCGCCCGCAGGCTGCTGCGCGGCCCCGCCGCCGACCCCGCCTGGGCACGGCCCGCCCTGCTGGCCCTGCTCACCGCGACCGGCGCCGCCTACATCTGGGGACTCGGCGCGTCCGGATGGGCCAACGCGTTCTACTCCGCCGCCGTCCAGGCCGGCGCCACCAGCTGGAAGGCGTTCTTCTTCGGCTCCTCCGACGCCGCCAACGCCATCACCGTCGACAAGCCGCCCGCCGCGCTGTGGCCGATGGCCCTGGCCGCCCGCGTGTTCGGCGTCAACACCTGGAGCATCCTCGTCCCGCAGGCGCTCATGGGCGTGGCGACCGTCGCGGTGCTGCACGCGGCCGTCCGGCGCCGCATCCCCGCCTGGGCGGCCCTGCTCGCCGGCGCCGCGCTCGCCCTGACGCCGGCGGCCGCGCTGATGTTCCGGTTCAACAACCCCGACGCCCTGCTGGTGCTGCTGCTGACCTGCGGCGCCTACGCGGCGCTGCGCGCCCAGGAGAACGCGGGCACCCGCTGGCTGCTGCTCGCCGCCGCCTGCGTCGGAACCGGGTTCCTGGCCAAGATGCTCCAGGCGTTCCTGGTCGTCCCGGTGTTCGCGCTGGTCTACCTGCTCGCCGCGCCGACGCCCTGGCGGCGCCGGCTGTGGCAGCTGGCCGCCGCCGGGGGAGTGCTGCTGGCCTCCGCGGGGTGGTGGGTCGCGGCCGTCGCGCTGGTGCCCGCCTCCGCCCGCCCCTACATCGGCGGATCGCAGCACGACTCCGTCCTGGAACTGGCCCTCGGCTACAACGGGATCGGACGCCTCAACGGCGAGGAGACCGGCGGCCTCGGCAACCTCGACCAGGACGCCGGATGGGGCCGCATGTTCGGGCCCGTCATCGGCGGCCAGATCTCCTGGCTGCTGCCCGCCGCGCTCGCCCTGCTCGCCGCCGGGCTGTGGGCCGCGCGCCGCGCGCCCCGCACCGACCCCGCCCGCGCCGCCCTGGCGCTGTGGGGCGGATGGCTCCTGCTCACCGCCGCGGTCTTCAGCTGGATGCAGGGCATCTTCCACGAGTACTACACCGTCGCGCTCGCCCCCGCGATCGCCGCGCTCACCGGCATGGGCGCCGCGCTGCTGTGGGAACGCCGCCGCGCCCCCGAGGCCGCCGCGGTCCTGTCGGCGACCGTCGCCCTCACCGCCCTGTGGGCCTACGTGCTGCTCGGCCGGTCGGCGGACTGGCACCCCTGGCTCGCGCCCGCGGTCGCGGCCGCCGGGCTGCTGGCCGCCGCGGGCCTCGCGGCCGCGAGGCTGCTGCGCGGACCCGTCCTCGCCGCGGCCGCCGCCCTGGCGGTCCTGGCCTGCCTCGCCGGGCCCGCCGCCTACGCCGCCGAGACCGTCCGCACCCCGCACACCGGCGCCATCGTCACCGCGGGCCCCGCCACCTCCACCGGCTCCGGCCCCGGACGCGGCCGCCCGGGCCGCCGCCCCGGACGCGCCGGACCCGGTGGCTGGACCCGCGGCCCCGCCGCACCCCCGCCCCAGGGCCCCGGCGCCGCCGGACGCATGCCCGGCGGCCCTGCGGGCCCCAGAGGCGGCGGGGGACCGGGAGGCGGGCCGGGCGGGCTCCTGAACGCCGGGGCCCCCGGCGCCGCCGTCACCGCCGCTCTCAGAACCGGCGCCACCTCCTACACCTGGGTCGCCGCCGCCGTCGGATCCAACACCGCCGCCGGCTACCAGCTCGCCGCCGGAAGGCCCGTGATGGCCGTCGGCGGGTTCAACGGCACCGACCCCGCCCCCACCCTCGCCGAGTTCCAGCGCCTCGCCCGCCAAGGCAGGATCCACTACTTCGTCGGCGGCGACCGCGGCCGGCCAGGGGCGCGCGGCACGGGCCCGGGGACGCGCGCCGCCAGCGGCAGCGACGCCGCCCAGCAGATCAGCGCATGGGTCGCCGCGAACTACACCCCCGCCACCGTCGGCGGCACCGTCCTGTACGACCTGACCCCCGGCGCGGCGTGA
- a CDS encoding SDR family NAD(P)-dependent oxidoreductase, whose amino-acid sequence MSDRPSPAPYLSELFSLEGRVAVVTGGSSGIGRAIAGALARAGASVVVVARRESELAATVGELEGHGCRAAAVSADLGSRDAVAGAAEDAAAAFGEPDILVSAAGVNLRPPMDELGTDVWDTTMAVNLDAPFLLGQRFGPGMAERGFGRLIHIASQQAFRASVTSGAYGVSKAGLVALARSQAEAWSSRGVTANALVPGFVMTPLNARLSSDPAKVRALAERTMTGRNGLAEDFAGAAVFLASPSAAYVTGQSIFVDGGFSAH is encoded by the coding sequence ATGAGCGATCGCCCGTCTCCCGCGCCGTACCTGTCCGAGCTGTTCTCGCTGGAGGGCAGGGTCGCGGTGGTGACGGGCGGCAGTTCGGGGATCGGCCGCGCGATCGCCGGGGCGCTCGCGCGGGCCGGGGCCTCGGTGGTCGTCGTGGCGCGGCGGGAGTCCGAGCTGGCGGCGACCGTCGGGGAGCTGGAGGGGCACGGCTGCCGGGCCGCGGCGGTGAGCGCCGACCTCGGGTCGCGGGACGCGGTCGCCGGGGCCGCCGAGGACGCGGCGGCGGCGTTCGGCGAGCCCGACATCCTGGTCAGCGCGGCGGGGGTGAACCTGCGGCCGCCGATGGACGAGCTCGGCACCGACGTGTGGGACACCACGATGGCGGTGAACCTGGACGCGCCGTTCCTGCTCGGGCAGCGGTTCGGGCCGGGCATGGCCGAGCGCGGGTTCGGGCGGCTGATCCACATCGCCTCGCAGCAGGCGTTCCGGGCGTCGGTGACCAGCGGCGCCTACGGGGTGTCCAAGGCGGGGCTGGTGGCGCTGGCCCGGTCGCAGGCCGAGGCGTGGTCGAGCCGCGGCGTCACCGCCAACGCCCTGGTGCCGGGCTTCGTGATGACGCCGCTGAACGCGCGCCTGTCGTCGGACCCGGCGAAGGTGCGGGCGCTCGCCGAGCGGACGATGACCGGCCGCAACGGCCTGGCGGAGGACTTCGCCGGCGCGGCGGTGTTCCTGGCGTCGCCGTCGGCGGCCTACGTCACCGGCCAGTCGATCTTCGTCGACGGCGGCTTCTCCGCCCACTAG